From [Clostridium] symbiosum, a single genomic window includes:
- a CDS encoding Lar family restriction alleviation protein — MSEYILKPCPFCGSEPMLGEVRPATRKSPPLFGITCIHCGAEMTDEFVPELIQRWNCRVH, encoded by the coding sequence ATGAGCGAGTACATCTTGAAGCCCTGCCCCTTTTGCGGGAGTGAACCCATGCTCGGCGAGGTCAGACCGGCGACGCGCAAGTCGCCACCTCTGTTCGGCATCACCTGCATCCATTGCGGTGCTGAGATGACCGACGAGTTCGTACCCGAGTTGATACAGCGATGGAACTGCCGCGTCCATTGA
- a CDS encoding zincin-like metallopeptidase domain-containing protein has protein sequence MKEQKKSKSLEIVEKQRALVVEKIIEDMKRDGLHWSEPYIPSLSPHNPVSGTVYQGGNRFHLGFVGYMRGFTDNRWCTFNQIRDSGWHLKKGAKAALIEKWREFSIKEENKDTGEKEVTGHYLRCVGYWNVFNASEIEGIPAPPAPEHVSDRTAAIADDLILSSRCPIVESMRYQGSAGYAPGSDRILIAPRETFLSDETFTRVLLHEMTHSTGHPSALNRGCNTDFGSPEYAQEELVAELGSLFLSADLGIQNTDYEGEHYENHVSYLQSWMHALEDDPSYLFKAAAKADKAGTLIIGRYNDVLEKRRDRDVERAPEKVSLKGEVTAMKDAAKSHDGRKQLWKWLKCSIIVV, from the coding sequence ATGAAAGAGCAGAAGAAATCGAAGTCGCTTGAAATCGTGGAGAAACAGCGTGCGCTTGTGGTCGAGAAGATTATCGAGGACATGAAACGCGACGGACTCCATTGGTCGGAACCCTACATCCCCTCCCTCAGTCCCCACAACCCGGTATCCGGCACGGTGTATCAGGGCGGCAACCGCTTCCATCTCGGTTTCGTGGGCTACATGCGCGGGTTCACGGACAACCGTTGGTGCACCTTCAACCAGATTCGCGATAGCGGCTGGCACCTCAAGAAGGGGGCCAAGGCCGCGCTCATCGAGAAATGGCGCGAGTTCTCCATCAAGGAGGAGAACAAGGACACGGGTGAGAAGGAGGTCACCGGCCACTACCTGCGCTGCGTGGGCTATTGGAACGTCTTCAACGCCAGCGAGATTGAGGGCATCCCCGCCCCACCGGCACCGGAGCATGTGAGCGACCGCACCGCCGCTATCGCGGACGACCTCATCCTCTCCTCCCGGTGCCCTATCGTGGAATCCATGCGCTATCAGGGGAGCGCCGGTTACGCCCCCGGCTCCGACCGCATCCTCATCGCCCCGCGCGAGACCTTCCTATCGGATGAGACGTTCACTCGCGTACTCCTGCACGAGATGACCCATTCGACCGGACACCCCTCCGCCCTCAATCGCGGCTGCAACACTGACTTCGGAAGCCCCGAGTACGCGCAGGAGGAGCTTGTGGCCGAACTCGGCTCCCTTTTCCTCTCCGCAGACCTCGGCATCCAGAACACCGACTACGAGGGCGAGCATTACGAGAACCACGTCTCCTACCTGCAATCGTGGATGCACGCGCTGGAAGACGACCCATCATACCTGTTCAAGGCGGCGGCGAAGGCCGATAAGGCGGGCACCCTCATCATCGGGCGCTACAACGATGTCTTGGAGAAGCGCCGCGACCGCGACGTGGAACGTGCACCCGAGAAGGTGTCCCTCAAGGGCGAAGTCACAGCCATGAAGGACGCGGCGAAGAGCCATGACGGTAGAAAACAGTTGTGGAAATGGCTGAAATGTAGTATAATAGTAGTGTAG
- a CDS encoding class B sortase: MKKRTKSRIAFAASAVFLLSAAAMFAFLLYCRQAAHTPPSPDAATESTVEDGDGFPAVDWDYWQDINPDVIGWVTIPGTTVDSPILQAHGDAPGYYLKHDVYGNYNPAGAIYLDADCEELGLSSRNAVILGHHFWNDKKVAPMGTVADYKDEDFAREHARVLIQTPTSKMTYEARFAQIVNGRERNKRIDFEGEADFRAWYGESRANAAMVLDVETEPGQVISLVTCSYNIWVDNERTVLVTSMQETAKNQAENTQIAPDAS, encoded by the coding sequence TTGAAGAAGAGAACGAAATCGCGCATAGCTTTCGCGGCCTCAGCTGTCTTCCTGCTGAGCGCCGCAGCGATGTTCGCCTTCCTCCTCTATTGCAGGCAGGCGGCGCATACACCGCCCTCGCCAGACGCGGCCACCGAGTCCACGGTGGAGGACGGCGATGGGTTTCCTGCGGTCGATTGGGATTACTGGCAGGACATCAACCCGGATGTCATCGGCTGGGTCACCATCCCCGGCACCACCGTGGACTCCCCCATCCTGCAAGCCCATGGAGACGCCCCCGGCTATTACCTCAAGCACGACGTGTACGGCAACTACAACCCAGCCGGTGCCATCTACCTTGATGCCGATTGCGAGGAGCTGGGGCTGTCCAGCCGCAACGCCGTCATCTTGGGGCATCATTTCTGGAACGACAAGAAGGTGGCCCCCATGGGAACCGTCGCCGATTACAAGGACGAGGACTTCGCCCGCGAGCACGCCCGCGTGCTCATCCAGACCCCGACCTCGAAGATGACCTACGAGGCGCGGTTCGCGCAGATAGTCAACGGTCGCGAGCGCAACAAGCGCATCGACTTCGAGGGTGAGGCGGACTTCCGCGCATGGTACGGCGAATCGCGTGCGAACGCCGCCATGGTGCTCGATGTTGAGACGGAACCGGGTCAGGTCATCTCGCTCGTCACCTGCTCCTATAACATCTGGGTCGATAACGAGCGCACCGTCCTCGTCACGAGTATGCAAGAAACGGCCAAGAATCAAGCCGAAAATACGCAAATCGCACCAGACGCATCCTGA